The Streptomyces sp. 135 sequence CCGTACGGCTTCGCGTACGCAATACGGGAGACACGGTCGAGGAGTACCGGCTCGGGGTGGTCGGCGCCCCGGCGGGCTGGTCCCGCGTCGAACCGGAGGTCCTGCGGCTCTACCCGGGCAGCGAGGGCACCGCCGAGATCTCCTTCGCGCCGCCCCGCTCACCGGACTCGACGGCGGGGCCGACGCCGTTCGGCATCCGCGTGGAGCCCCGCGAGAACCCGCAGACCCGCGACGTCGTCGAGGGGCAGGTCACGCTCACGCCGTTCTCCGAGATCCGGGCCGAGCTGCTGCCGCCCACCGTCGTCGGACGCTTCCGCGGCCGGGCCCGCGTAGCCGTGGACAACCTCGGCAACACCCCGCTCACCGCGTCCCTGACCGCCCGCGACGACGCAGACCGGCTGACGTTCGAGGTCCTGCCGGCCGGCATCCAAGTGGCGCCGGGCCGGGCCGTGTTCGCCAAGATGACGATCCGCCCGCAGCAGGTGCTGTGGACGGGCCAGGCACAGCCGCACCCGCTCACCGTCTCCGTACGCCGGTCCGGCGACGAGAGTGCCCACGAGCTGCCCGGCAGCTTCGACCAGCGGCCGGTCCTGCCGCGCGGGCTCCTCGCCCTCGGCAGCGTCCTCGCCGCCCTCGCCGTCGCGTTCGTGGTGCTCTGGTTCTCCTTCGCCCCCAAGCTGACCGGCTCCGCCCGCGAGAACCAGGCCGCCCCGGCCCCGGACGCGGCCCCGCAGGGCGGCGAGAAGAAGAAGCTCGTGAACGCCCCCGAGCCCCCCAAGGACAAGAAGATCAGCGACGAACCGGACGGTGGCGGTGGCGGTGGAGCGGAGCTGCCCGGCGGCGACAAGGACGGCTCCGGCGGAGGCGGTGGCGGCGGAGGTGGCGTCGGCGGAGGCGGTGGGGGAAGCGACGGCAGCACGGCCGCGGACAGGCCGAAGGCCCCCCGCTCCGGCGGAACTTCCAAGGCGGGACCGCCGTGGAAGCGCGGCTACAAGGCCGACGTCGTCGTGGAGTACGCCCAGCACCGCCTCGCCGCCCTCGGCCCGAAGAACCCGTGCACGCTGAACGGCCGCGTGACCCCGGGCGTCATCGACGCCAACACCGAGGCGTCACTGATCTGTTACCAGGAAGCCGTGGTCCGCGCCGGCGAGAGCAGCGGCAACAACACCGCCCAGATCTTCGCCACCGACGACAAGGGCACCCTCGGCCGGGCCACCCTCACCTCCCTGTGGGCCCAGGGCATCCGCGCCGACGACGTCCGCTCCGGCGCCGACAACTGGGAGGTCGTGCAGTTGCAGGCCGCGTTCTGGTGGGCCTCGCAGGCCGGTATCAGCGACGACGACCTGAATCGCGACCGGGCCTACGCCGAGCACGGCGTCGCCTACTTCGCGAACGGCCGCAGCGCGCCGACCACGGCCAGGTACAGCAGTAACACCGCCGCCCACATCAAGGAGTATCAGGGGGCCGTCGGCCTCCCACGGACCGGCGTCGCGGACAGCGCGACCCTTCGGGCGATGGTCGGCGGAAGCGTGAAGAATCCCGGCGTGGTAGGGCGATGAGCGACATGTGGACAGCATTGGAACCCGCCGCGACGACGGTGGAGCCCGGCTCCACCGCGAAGATGCGGCTGCGGGTGCGCAACACGGGTGACACCGTCGAGGAGTACCGCCTCCAGGTGGTCGGCGCCACGGCGGGCTGGGCCCGCGTACAGCCCGACGTACTGCGCCTGTATCCGGGCGCGGAGGCCACGGCCGAGGTCGAGCTCGCGCCGCCCCGGACACCGGACGCGGCGGCGGGCCCCACACCGGTGGGCGTGCGGGTGGTGCCGCGCGAGGCGCCGCACACCGCGGACGTCGTCGAGGGCCAGGTGACCGTCGGCCCCTTCACCGAACTGCGCACGGAACTGCTGCCGTTGGTCGTACGCGGCCGGTTCGGCGCACGGGCCGTCGTGGCCGTCGACAACATCGGCAACCAGCAGCTGACCGCCTCCTTCTCCGGCCGGGAGAACGGCGAGGAGCTGGAGGTCGAGTCCGAGCCGGGCTCCGTCCAGGTCGCCCCGGGCCGCGCCGGCTTCGCCGACCTGCGCCTGAAGCCGGGCGCGGTGAGCTGGGTCGGCGGCACCAGCAAACATCCGTTCACCGTCTCCGTGCTGCGGGCGGGGGTCCCCGAGCCCGTGGAGCTGCGCGGCACGTACGTACAGCCCTCGGTGATCCCGCGCTGGGCGATGGCGGTGCTCTCGGTCCTGGTCGCGCTGGGCATCGCGGCGGCCGTGCTGTGGTTCCAGCACAAGCCGGCCCTGACCAGCCAGGCGAGGGAGCTGCCCGGCAAGCAGCAGCAGCTCCCGCAGGGCGACAAGATGAAGAAGGCGCCGAGCCCCGAGCCCGAGCCGAGCGAGGAGAAGAAGGAGAAGCCCGCGCCCCCGG is a genomic window containing:
- a CDS encoding peptidoglycan-binding domain-containing protein, whose product is MTWWNSLDPAAVTVDPGGRATVRLRVRNTGDTVEEYRLGVVGAPAGWSRVEPEVLRLYPGSEGTAEISFAPPRSPDSTAGPTPFGIRVEPRENPQTRDVVEGQVTLTPFSEIRAELLPPTVVGRFRGRARVAVDNLGNTPLTASLTARDDADRLTFEVLPAGIQVAPGRAVFAKMTIRPQQVLWTGQAQPHPLTVSVRRSGDESAHELPGSFDQRPVLPRGLLALGSVLAALAVAFVVLWFSFAPKLTGSARENQAAPAPDAAPQGGEKKKLVNAPEPPKDKKISDEPDGGGGGGAELPGGDKDGSGGGGGGGGGVGGGGGGSDGSTAADRPKAPRSGGTSKAGPPWKRGYKADVVVEYAQHRLAALGPKNPCTLNGRVTPGVIDANTEASLICYQEAVVRAGESSGNNTAQIFATDDKGTLGRATLTSLWAQGIRADDVRSGADNWEVVQLQAAFWWASQAGISDDDLNRDRAYAEHGVAYFANGRSAPTTARYSSNTAAHIKEYQGAVGLPRTGVADSATLRAMVGGSVKNPGVVGR
- a CDS encoding hydrogenase expression protein; protein product: MWTALEPAATTVEPGSTAKMRLRVRNTGDTVEEYRLQVVGATAGWARVQPDVLRLYPGAEATAEVELAPPRTPDAAAGPTPVGVRVVPREAPHTADVVEGQVTVGPFTELRTELLPLVVRGRFGARAVVAVDNIGNQQLTASFSGRENGEELEVESEPGSVQVAPGRAGFADLRLKPGAVSWVGGTSKHPFTVSVLRAGVPEPVELRGTYVQPSVIPRWAMAVLSVLVALGIAAAVLWFQHKPALTSQARELPGKQQQLPQGDKMKKAPSPEPEPSEEKKEKPAPPADEGKGEEPESESGGGGEEKEEEPEGPKTHTIRSAEGGGWYLEVKEGKQEDGTYVGQNPSLTDEFGKNQDWILHHYPESDTYALEPAHAPGTVLDQKINTNIAQIFHAPPENIESGQLPDNQKWKLEKRPDGLTRIVAVGSGECLVDMQNDTSAVTWKCDDNSKSMGWTISDWPE